The Streptomyces sp. NL15-2K genome contains a region encoding:
- the modA gene encoding molybdate ABC transporter substrate-binding protein produces the protein MTTRTAHRTRRILQAAGAGAAALLALSACSSSTGSSSTGSDTAVSGSSAKLSGTVTVFAAASLQESFTTLGKEFEKEHPGTKVVFNFGGSDTLAASITGGAPADVFAAASTKTMAIVTDKKDAAGTPATFVRNQLEIATLPGNPDKVASLKDLTKSGLKVVLCDKTVPCGSAAQTALEASGLELTPVSYEQDVKSALTKVELKEADAAVVYKTDVKAAGDKVQGVDFPESAEAVNDYPIALLKNAPNPTTAKAFIELVKSAGGQKVLTEAGFLKP, from the coding sequence GTGACGACCCGTACCGCGCACCGGACCCGCCGGATCCTGCAGGCGGCCGGCGCGGGAGCCGCGGCGCTGCTGGCCCTGAGCGCCTGCTCCTCCTCGACCGGCTCTTCCAGCACGGGGTCCGACACCGCCGTCTCCGGCTCCTCGGCGAAACTCTCCGGCACAGTGACCGTCTTCGCGGCCGCCTCGCTCCAGGAGAGCTTCACGACCCTGGGCAAGGAGTTCGAGAAGGAGCACCCGGGCACCAAGGTGGTCTTCAACTTCGGCGGCAGCGACACGCTCGCCGCGAGCATCACCGGCGGCGCCCCGGCCGACGTCTTCGCCGCGGCCAGCACCAAGACGATGGCGATCGTGACGGACAAGAAGGACGCGGCCGGCACACCGGCCACCTTCGTCCGCAACCAGCTGGAGATCGCCACCCTGCCCGGCAACCCCGACAAGGTCGCCTCCCTGAAGGACCTCACCAAATCGGGCCTGAAGGTCGTGCTGTGCGACAAGACGGTGCCGTGCGGCTCCGCCGCCCAGACCGCCCTGGAAGCCAGTGGCCTCGAACTCACGCCGGTCTCGTACGAGCAGGACGTCAAAAGCGCCCTGACGAAGGTCGAGCTGAAGGAGGCCGACGCCGCCGTCGTCTACAAGACGGACGTGAAGGCGGCGGGCGACAAGGTGCAGGGCGTGGACTTCCCCGAATCGGCCGAGGCCGTCAACGACTACCCGATCGCCCTCCTCAAGAACGCCCCCAACCCCACCACGGCGAAGGCCTTCATCGAGCTGGTGAAGTCCGCCGGGGGCCAGAAAGTCCTGACCGAGGCGGGGTTCCTCAAGCCGTGA
- a CDS encoding ABC transporter permease, with amino-acid sequence MPGGPRRRRVRTGGGRGVPLPLLVPALVGLAFLLLPLIALLVRAPWRNLPEQLTSAEVWEALRLSLVCATAATTLSLVIGVPLAWLLARTDFPGRGLVRALVTLPLVLPPVVGGVALLLALGRNGVVGQWLDSWFGITLPFTTTGVVLAETFVAMPFLVISVEGTLRAADPRYEEAATTLGASRFTAFRRVTLPLIAPGIAAGSVLAWARALGEFGATITFAGNFPGRTQTMPLAVYLALQNDPAAAIALSLVLLAVSIAVLAGLRDRWMTAP; translated from the coding sequence CTGCCGGGTGGACCGCGGCGTCGGCGTGTCCGGACGGGCGGTGGCCGAGGCGTGCCGCTGCCCCTCCTGGTCCCCGCCCTCGTGGGCCTGGCGTTCCTCCTCCTGCCGCTGATCGCCTTGCTCGTACGGGCCCCCTGGCGCAACCTGCCCGAGCAGCTGACCAGCGCCGAGGTCTGGGAGGCGCTGCGCCTGTCCCTGGTGTGCGCCACGGCGGCGACCACCCTCAGCCTGGTCATCGGCGTCCCACTGGCCTGGCTCCTGGCGCGCACCGACTTCCCCGGCCGCGGTCTGGTCCGCGCCCTGGTGACCCTGCCCCTCGTCCTGCCCCCCGTGGTCGGCGGCGTGGCCCTGCTGCTCGCGCTCGGCCGCAACGGCGTCGTCGGACAGTGGCTGGACTCCTGGTTCGGGATCACCCTTCCCTTCACCACGACGGGCGTCGTCCTGGCGGAGACCTTCGTGGCGATGCCGTTCCTCGTCATCAGCGTGGAGGGCACCCTGCGCGCCGCCGACCCGCGCTACGAGGAGGCGGCCACCACGCTGGGCGCCTCCCGCTTCACCGCGTTCCGCCGCGTCACGCTGCCGCTGATCGCGCCGGGGATCGCGGCGGGCTCGGTGCTGGCCTGGGCGCGGGCGCTGGGCGAGTTCGGGGCGACGATCACCTTCGCGGGCAACTTCCCCGGCCGCACGCAGACCATGCCCCTCGCGGTCTACCTGGCCCTGCAGAACGACCCCGCGGCCGCGATCGCCCTCAGCCTGGTACTCCTGGCGGTCTCGATCGCGGTGCTGGCGGGACTGCGGGACCGCTGGATGACAGCGCCATGA